One window of the Cryptomeria japonica chromosome 7, Sugi_1.0, whole genome shotgun sequence genome contains the following:
- the LOC131056209 gene encoding disease resistance protein Roq1, which translates to MDKNHGRKLFCWHAFGQSHPCTGYESLVNEFVDVCGGLPLSLQVLGRHVHGRAHSYWRSKLIKARMMLPRDVKQRLKISFEALDDEQKQVFMDIACFFVGISKGTAERVWEASGWNAQHALETVKDKCLVEEINEIRGDVILLRMHDHLRDLGREMALELSPPQRLWRPQDLKSSANQIIVLRRQLPCYGSSSRAIPRNNQAPSRLKELLIYENSLKEFPDLSGISDSLENGFFESLEKLGISGEYLMSKILISGIHYPSLDSITLEYMGNLMEVNLRSVNSLKSLTILYCNKLTRLIGTSHLTNLVVLRITQCPDLEELRLAHPSCLERIKIGYCRKLKSVLGISYLLKLVELDIYYCEKLEFDHLSLSGMKCLERMTFDKYVKVKYIELDSCQNFKTIQFGYEELVELSIQGCPELELEPVFRGPSCLEKIIIDGCREFKYLQLDACQNLKTIQFGCEELVELNIRGCPELEELTVFRGPNCLERIMIDGCGKLKFLQVDCDQISKSVLGISNLAKLVELEICGCGKHEFDHLCLSGSEFGCEELVEFSIRGCPELEELPVFRGPCLLERIIIDGCEKLKCLQVDDCQNLKTIQFGCEELLQFNIRGCPQLKELPVFRGPSFMERIIIDTCENLKCLQVDDCQNLKTLQFGCEELVALSIQGCPELEELPVFRGPSFLERIIIDGCKKLKYLKVDDCRNLKTIQFGCEELVALSIQGCPELEELLIFRVPSCLERIIIDGCEKLKCLQVDGFQILKSVCRMCKLVELEICSCGKQEFDRLCLRGLKCLERIKFDTHVKVKYFEFDDCQNLKTVQFGCEELVELNIRGCPMLEELPDFRGPGCLERIVIDGCGKLKRLQVDGYQNLKSVSGNFGLRQLSIIDCPELEEVPPLDRLNCLKSIIIHNCEKLQNISCVKEWHVSNYISFCYCSNALIRSCIRKLKNVQSYRPTVLIGRAVDGAESTLKQFSFSEIEAYALTSVDRPKLRAFIVCFVIKVDGSSLVGDINKFLTSIFQFVYHISAGLGCRVTLLQEMVPMPWDIWAEVEDAGMDVEYSAYWAEHLFPWLVDQGESIEGDGGDDRDDSGDGGGKGLQQRWGIVAERRAAHRRDEGEKR; encoded by the exons ATGGATAAAAACCACGGGAGGAAACTCTTCTGTTGGCATGCCTTTGGCCAATCCCATCCATGTACTGGGTACGAATCACTGGTTAATGAATTCGTAGACGTGTGTGGAGGGTTACCTCTGTCTCTCCAGGTTCTCGGCCGGCATGTTCATGGTAGAGCTCACAGTTATTGGAGGTCAAAATTGATTAAAGCTAGAATGATGCTGCCTCGAGATGTAAAGCAAAGATTGAAAATAAGCTTTGAGGCATTGGATGATGAACAAAAACAGGTTTTCATGGATATTGCCTGTTTTTTTGTGGGCATATCAAAGGGTACGGCCGAAAGAGTATGGGAGGCATCAGGATGGAATGCTCAACATGCACTGGAGACAGTCAAAGATAAATGCCTTGTGGAAGAAATCAACGAGATTCGGGGAGATGTAATTTTATTGAGAATGCATGACCACCTGAGGGACTTGGGAAGAGAAATGGCACTTGAGCTCAGCCCTCCCCAACGCCTGTGGCGTCCTCAAGATCTGAAATCTTCG GCCAATCAGATAATTGTGTTGAGACGTCAGCTTCCTTGCTATGGCTCAAGCTCGAGGGCAATTCCACGGAACAATCAA GCACCTTCCCGCTTGAAAGAGCTGCTGATTTATGAAAACTCTTTGAAAGAGTTTCCAGATTTATCAGGAATTTCAGATAGTTTAGAAAATGGattttttgaaagccttgaaaagcTTGGGATTAGCGGTGAATATTTAATGTCCAAGATATTAATTAGTGGAATTCACTATCCCAGCCTTGACTCGATCACACTTGAATACATGGGAAATCTTATGGAAGTGAATTTAAGAAGTGTAAATAGCTTAAAGTCACTTACTATTCTATATTGTAATAAACTCACAAGATTGATAGGAACATCTCATCTTACAAATCTTGTCGTATTAAGGATTACTCAATGTCCAGACCTTGAGGAGCTAAGGCTTGCTCATCCGAGCTGTCTTGAAAGGATCAAAATCGGGTACTGTAGAAAGTTGAAAAGTGTGCTGGGAATATCTTATCTTCTGAAGCTTGTAGAACTGGATATTTATTATTGTGAGAAGCTAGAGTTCGATCACTTGAGTCTCTCTGGTATGAAATGTCTCGAGAGGATGACATTTGATAAATATGTAAAGGTGAAATATATTGAATTAGATAgctgtcaaaatttcaaaacaatacaGTTTGGTTATGAAGAGCTTGTTGAATTAAGCATTCAGGGCTGTCCGGAGCTTGAGCTTGAGCCAGTTTTCAGAGGTCCAAGTTGCCTGGAAAAGATTATAATTGATGGATGCAGAGAGTTCAAATATCTTCAATTGGAtgcttgtcaaaatttgaaaacaatacAATTTGGCTGTGAAGAACTTGTAGAATTAAACATTCGGGGCTGTCCGGAGCTTGAAGAATTGACAGTTTTTAGAGGCCCGAATTGTCTGGAGAGAATTATGATTGATGGATGTGGAAAGCtcaaatttcttcaagtggattgtgatCAAATTTCAAAAAGTGTGTTAGGAATATCTAATCTTGCAAAGCTTGTAGAATTGGAAATCTGTGGTTGTGGGAAGCATGAGTTTGATCACTTGTGTCTCAGTGGGTCTGAA TTTGGCTGTGAAGAGCTGGTAGAATTTAGCATTCGAGGCTGTCCGGAGCTTGAAGAATTGCCAGTTTTTAGAGGCCCATGTTTATTGGAGAGGATTATAATTGATGGATGTGAAAAGCTGAAATGTCTTCAAGTGGATgattgtcaaaatttgaaaacaatacAGTTTGGCTGTGAAGAGCTTCTACAATTTAACATTCGAGGCTGTCCGCAGCTCAAAGAATTGCCAGTTTTTAGGGGCCCGAGTTTCATGGAGAGGATTATAATTGATACATGTGAAAATCTGAAATGTCTTCAAGTGGATgattgtcaaaatttgaaaacattaCAGTTTGGCTGTGAAGAACTTGTAGCATTAAGCATTCAGGGCTGTCCGGAGCTTGAAGAATTGCCAGTTTTTAGAGGGCCGAGTTTCTTGGAGAGGATTATAATTGATGGATGTAAAAAGCTAAAATATCTTAAAGTGGATGATTGTCGAAATTTGAAAACAATACAGTTTGGCTGTGAGGAGCTTGTAGCATTAAGCATTCAGGGCTGTCCGGAGCTTGAAGAGTTGCTCATTTTTAGAGTGCCAAGTTGCTTAGAGAGGATTATAATCGATGGATGTGAAAAGCTCAAATGTCTTCAAGTGGATGGTTTTCAGATTTTGAAAAGTGTGTGCAGAATGTGTAAGCTTGTAGAATTGGAAATTTGTAGTTGTGGGAAGCAAGAGTTTGATCGCTTGTGTCTCCGTGGTCTGAAGTGTCTTGAGAGGATTAAATTTGATACACATGTTAAGGTGAAATATTTTGAATTCGATgattgtcaaaatttgaaaacagTGCAGTTTGGTTGCGAAGAGCTTGTAGAATTAAACATTCGGGGCTGTCCGATGCTAGAGGAGTTGCCAGATTTTAGAGGCCCAGGTTGCCTGGAAAGGATTGTAATTGATGGATGTGGAAAGCTGAAACGTCTTCAAGTGGATggttatcaaaatttgaaaagtgtgtcagGTAACTTTGGGCTTAGACAGTTGAGTATTATTGATTGTCCTGAGCTTGAGGAGGTGCCACCTCTTGACAGACTGAACTGTTTGAAGAGCATTATAATTCACAACTGTGAGAAGCTGCAGAACATATCATGTGTCAAAGAATGGCATGTATCAAATTATATTAGTTTCTGTTATTGCAGCAATGCACTAATACGGAGTTGCATTCGTAAGTTGAAG AATGTGCAGTCATATCGTCCTACTGTTTTGATTGGAAGGGCAGTGGATGGAGCAGAGTCAACTTTAAAACAGTTCTCGTTTTCTGAAATTGAAGCCTATGCACTAACTAGTGTCGACAGGCCAAAATTGCGTGCATTCATTGTATGCTTTGTGATAAAGGTCGATGGCTCTTCTCTGGTAGGGGATATAAATAAATTTCTCACCAGTATTTTTCAG